In Triticum urartu cultivar G1812 chromosome 6, Tu2.1, whole genome shotgun sequence, the following proteins share a genomic window:
- the LOC125512429 gene encoding mitochondrial carrier protein CoAc2 isoform X2, with the protein MEAAERGGGALPLAVRELIAGGVAGGVAKSAVAPLERVKILLQTRRAEFRGSGLVGSFRTIYQTEGPLGFYRGNGASVARIVPYAALHYMAYEEYRRWIILGFPNVEQGPVLDLVAGSIAGGTAVVSTYPLDLVRTKLAYQLQVKGAVNLSLRESKPSEQVYKGILDCVKTIYRQNGLKGLYRGMAPSLYGIFPYSGLKFYFYEKMKTHVPEEHRKDIIPKLACGSVAGLLGQTITYPLDVVRRQMQAFSLSNLVKGKGTFGSLVMIAKHQGWKQLFSGLSINYLKVVPSVAIGFTVYDSMKDWLNVPSREQAAVVVPVLSEDGSNAAPVHSS; encoded by the exons atGGAGGCAGCGGAGAGAGGCGGCGGGGCACTGCCGCTTGCCGTGCGGGAGCTCATCGCCGGCGGGGTCGCCGGTGGCGTCGCCAAGTCCGCCGTGGCGCCGCTCGAGCGCGTCAAGATCCTCCTCCAG ACTAGAAGAGCAGAATTCCGTGGGTCTGGATTGGTTGGATCGTTTCGGACAATCTATCAGACAGAAGGTCCCTTAGGGTTTTACAG GGGCAATGGTGCCAGCGTTGCTAGGATCGTTCCTTATGCAGCTTTGCATTACATGGCATACGAAGAGTATCGCCGATGGATCATTCTTGGTTTTCCTAATGTTGAGCAAGGGCCTGTCCTTGATCTAGTGGCCGGATCAATAGCTGGAGGAACAGCAGTCGTATCCACATATCCGCTTGATCTGGTTCGCACAAAGTTGGCTTATCAG CTGCAGGTCAAAGGTGCAGTGAACCTCAGTTTAAGAGAATCTAAGCCCTCCGAACAGGTTTATAAAGGTATCCTTGATTGTGTGAAAACAATATACAGGCAAAATGGCTTGAAAGGCCTATACCGTGGCATGG CTCCATCATTATATGGAATCTTCCCTTATTCCGGTCTTAAATTCTATTTCTATGAGAAGATGAAGACTCATGTTCCTGAAGAGCACAGAAAAGATATCATACCGAAACTTGCTTGTGGATCAGTTGCTGGTTTGTTAGGACAGACAATAACGTATCCCCTTGATGTTGTTAGGCGGCAAATGCAG GCGTTCTCATTGTCCAACCTCGTGAAGGGGAAAGGAACATTTGGAAGCCTTGTTATGATAGCGAAACATCAAGGTTGGAAGCAACTGTTTTCAGGACTATCTATCAACTATTTGAAG GTCGTCCCATCAGTAGCCATAGGGTTCACTGTTTATGACTCGATGAAGGATTGGCTTAATGTTCCATCTAGAGAGCAGGCAGCTGTGGTTGTCCCTGTGTTGTCAGAAGACGGAAGTAATGCTGCCCCTGTTCACTCCAGTTAG
- the LOC125512429 gene encoding mitochondrial carrier protein CoAc2 isoform X1, with translation MEAAERGGGALPLAVRELIAGGVAGGVAKSAVAPLERVKILLQTRRAEFRGSGLVGSFRTIYQTEGPLGFYRGNGASVARIVPYAALHYMAYEEYRRWIILGFPNVEQGPVLDLVAGSIAGGTAVVSTYPLDLVRTKLAYQVKGAVNLSLRESKPSEQVYKGILDCVKTIYRQNGLKGLYRGMAPSLYGIFPYSGLKFYFYEKMKTHVPEEHRKDIIPKLACGSVAGLLGQTITYPLDVVRRQMQVQAFSLSNLVKGKGTFGSLVMIAKHQGWKQLFSGLSINYLKVVPSVAIGFTVYDSMKDWLNVPSREQAAVVVPVLSEDGSNAAPVHSS, from the exons atGGAGGCAGCGGAGAGAGGCGGCGGGGCACTGCCGCTTGCCGTGCGGGAGCTCATCGCCGGCGGGGTCGCCGGTGGCGTCGCCAAGTCCGCCGTGGCGCCGCTCGAGCGCGTCAAGATCCTCCTCCAG ACTAGAAGAGCAGAATTCCGTGGGTCTGGATTGGTTGGATCGTTTCGGACAATCTATCAGACAGAAGGTCCCTTAGGGTTTTACAG GGGCAATGGTGCCAGCGTTGCTAGGATCGTTCCTTATGCAGCTTTGCATTACATGGCATACGAAGAGTATCGCCGATGGATCATTCTTGGTTTTCCTAATGTTGAGCAAGGGCCTGTCCTTGATCTAGTGGCCGGATCAATAGCTGGAGGAACAGCAGTCGTATCCACATATCCGCTTGATCTGGTTCGCACAAAGTTGGCTTATCAG GTCAAAGGTGCAGTGAACCTCAGTTTAAGAGAATCTAAGCCCTCCGAACAGGTTTATAAAGGTATCCTTGATTGTGTGAAAACAATATACAGGCAAAATGGCTTGAAAGGCCTATACCGTGGCATGG CTCCATCATTATATGGAATCTTCCCTTATTCCGGTCTTAAATTCTATTTCTATGAGAAGATGAAGACTCATGTTCCTGAAGAGCACAGAAAAGATATCATACCGAAACTTGCTTGTGGATCAGTTGCTGGTTTGTTAGGACAGACAATAACGTATCCCCTTGATGTTGTTAGGCGGCAAATGCAG GTTCAGGCGTTCTCATTGTCCAACCTCGTGAAGGGGAAAGGAACATTTGGAAGCCTTGTTATGATAGCGAAACATCAAGGTTGGAAGCAACTGTTTTCAGGACTATCTATCAACTATTTGAAG GTCGTCCCATCAGTAGCCATAGGGTTCACTGTTTATGACTCGATGAAGGATTGGCTTAATGTTCCATCTAGAGAGCAGGCAGCTGTGGTTGTCCCTGTGTTGTCAGAAGACGGAAGTAATGCTGCCCCTGTTCACTCCAGTTAG
- the LOC125512429 gene encoding mitochondrial carrier protein CoAc2 isoform X3, with product MEAAERGGGALPLAVRELIAGGVAGGVAKSAVAPLERVKILLQTRRAEFRGSGLVGSFRTIYQTEGPLGFYRGNGASVARIVPYAALHYMAYEEYRRWIILGFPNVEQGPVLDLVAGSIAGGTAVVSTYPLDLVRTKLAYQVKGAVNLSLRESKPSEQVYKGILDCVKTIYRQNGLKGLYRGMAPSLYGIFPYSGLKFYFYEKMKTHVPEEHRKDIIPKLACGSVAGLLGQTITYPLDVVRRQMQAFSLSNLVKGKGTFGSLVMIAKHQGWKQLFSGLSINYLKVVPSVAIGFTVYDSMKDWLNVPSREQAAVVVPVLSEDGSNAAPVHSS from the exons atGGAGGCAGCGGAGAGAGGCGGCGGGGCACTGCCGCTTGCCGTGCGGGAGCTCATCGCCGGCGGGGTCGCCGGTGGCGTCGCCAAGTCCGCCGTGGCGCCGCTCGAGCGCGTCAAGATCCTCCTCCAG ACTAGAAGAGCAGAATTCCGTGGGTCTGGATTGGTTGGATCGTTTCGGACAATCTATCAGACAGAAGGTCCCTTAGGGTTTTACAG GGGCAATGGTGCCAGCGTTGCTAGGATCGTTCCTTATGCAGCTTTGCATTACATGGCATACGAAGAGTATCGCCGATGGATCATTCTTGGTTTTCCTAATGTTGAGCAAGGGCCTGTCCTTGATCTAGTGGCCGGATCAATAGCTGGAGGAACAGCAGTCGTATCCACATATCCGCTTGATCTGGTTCGCACAAAGTTGGCTTATCAG GTCAAAGGTGCAGTGAACCTCAGTTTAAGAGAATCTAAGCCCTCCGAACAGGTTTATAAAGGTATCCTTGATTGTGTGAAAACAATATACAGGCAAAATGGCTTGAAAGGCCTATACCGTGGCATGG CTCCATCATTATATGGAATCTTCCCTTATTCCGGTCTTAAATTCTATTTCTATGAGAAGATGAAGACTCATGTTCCTGAAGAGCACAGAAAAGATATCATACCGAAACTTGCTTGTGGATCAGTTGCTGGTTTGTTAGGACAGACAATAACGTATCCCCTTGATGTTGTTAGGCGGCAAATGCAG GCGTTCTCATTGTCCAACCTCGTGAAGGGGAAAGGAACATTTGGAAGCCTTGTTATGATAGCGAAACATCAAGGTTGGAAGCAACTGTTTTCAGGACTATCTATCAACTATTTGAAG GTCGTCCCATCAGTAGCCATAGGGTTCACTGTTTATGACTCGATGAAGGATTGGCTTAATGTTCCATCTAGAGAGCAGGCAGCTGTGGTTGTCCCTGTGTTGTCAGAAGACGGAAGTAATGCTGCCCCTGTTCACTCCAGTTAG